The proteins below come from a single Anomalospiza imberbis isolate Cuckoo-Finch-1a 21T00152 unplaced genomic scaffold, ASM3175350v1 scaffold_1216, whole genome shotgun sequence genomic window:
- the LOC137465963 gene encoding probable RNA-binding protein EIF1AD codes for MSRATKRKHVVRELLEERVQPGEGQSVVRVLGTPGNNLHEVETAEGTRFLASMPPRFRRHIWIKRGDFLLVDPILEGSKVKAEISLVLLPPHVRSLQRQGLWYDPKIPQKYPE; via the exons ATGTCGCGCGCCACCAAGCGGAAGCACGTGgtgagggagctgctggaggagcgcGTGCAGCCCGGGGAGGGCCAGAGCGTGGTCCGG gtgctggggacaccggggaaCAACCTGCACGAGGTGGAGACGGCGGAGGGGACGCGGTTCCTGGCCAGCATGCCACCGCGCTTCCGGCGGCACATCTGGATCAAGAGAG gCGATTTCCTGCTCGTGGATCCCATCCTGGAGGGCTCCAAGGTCAAAGCCGAAATttccctggtgctgctcccGCCCCACGTGCGCTCGCTGCAGCGCCAGGGGCTCTGGTAcgaccccaaaataccccaaaaataccccgaAAT